A single window of Gimesia chilikensis DNA harbors:
- a CDS encoding sialate O-acetylesterase, which translates to MNCTSAKRLAATVLALSCLYLMNLNEAQAKIKLPAIIGDHMVLQQGQKNPLWGWDEPGTKVTVTVDGQSHTATADDKGKWQVNLEPLKVGGPYEITIKGSDSVTLKDVLAGEVWICSGQSNMAWTVANANDGDLEIMTANYPKIRLISVPQVGTQEAQDDFNGKWEACSPATVPNFSAVGYFFGRQLYQTLNVPIGLIDNAWGGSSAEAWVNRKRLEDEPAFKAMLEKWKKTEETYNHEQAVAAYNKRLDQWKAAVKNAKAAGKNPPNRPRAPRNPLTGNHRPANIYNGVLHPTIGYGIKGVIWYQGESNANRAYQYRKLFPFMIQNWRDEWKQGDFPFYWVQLADFRAEKPEPADSDWAELREAQTMTMSKLPNTGEAVILNLGEASDIHPKNKQDVAKRLARWALAKDYGVDIVHQSPQYKSMEVKGNKAILTFDHVGGGLDTFDVTTPIGFTIAGEDKTFVKANAKIVGKDKIEVWSDAVAKPASVRYAWADNPVCNVQNKEGLPLTPFRTDDWQGVTAGNE; encoded by the coding sequence ATGAATTGTACTTCCGCGAAACGACTTGCAGCTACAGTGCTTGCACTCAGCTGTCTGTATCTGATGAATCTCAACGAGGCGCAGGCCAAAATCAAACTGCCTGCCATTATTGGCGACCATATGGTCCTGCAGCAGGGTCAGAAGAACCCGCTCTGGGGCTGGGACGAACCCGGCACGAAAGTGACCGTCACCGTTGATGGCCAGTCTCACACCGCTACCGCCGATGACAAAGGGAAATGGCAGGTGAACCTGGAACCGCTGAAAGTCGGTGGTCCTTACGAAATCACTATCAAGGGAAGCGACAGCGTTACCCTGAAAGACGTACTCGCCGGCGAAGTCTGGATCTGCTCCGGTCAGTCAAACATGGCCTGGACAGTCGCTAATGCCAACGATGGTGATCTGGAAATCATGACCGCCAACTATCCCAAAATCCGATTGATATCGGTTCCGCAGGTGGGAACACAGGAAGCCCAGGATGACTTTAACGGCAAATGGGAAGCCTGCTCGCCCGCAACGGTTCCGAACTTCTCTGCCGTCGGTTACTTCTTTGGTCGCCAGCTGTACCAGACTCTGAATGTTCCCATCGGGCTGATTGACAATGCCTGGGGTGGTTCTTCAGCCGAAGCCTGGGTCAACCGGAAGCGTCTCGAAGACGAACCTGCTTTCAAAGCCATGCTGGAAAAATGGAAAAAAACGGAAGAGACCTACAATCACGAGCAGGCTGTCGCCGCTTACAACAAACGGCTCGATCAGTGGAAAGCCGCTGTGAAGAACGCCAAAGCTGCCGGCAAGAATCCTCCTAACCGTCCCCGTGCTCCGCGGAACCCACTGACCGGCAACCATCGTCCGGCCAACATTTACAACGGCGTATTGCATCCGACCATCGGTTATGGCATCAAGGGTGTGATCTGGTACCAGGGAGAATCAAATGCGAACCGGGCTTACCAGTATCGTAAACTGTTCCCGTTCATGATTCAGAACTGGCGTGATGAGTGGAAGCAGGGCGATTTCCCCTTCTACTGGGTTCAGCTGGCTGACTTCCGTGCCGAAAAACCGGAACCGGCTGACAGTGACTGGGCCGAACTGCGTGAAGCCCAGACCATGACCATGAGCAAGCTGCCGAACACGGGTGAAGCTGTAATTCTGAACCTGGGTGAAGCATCCGACATTCATCCCAAGAACAAACAGGATGTGGCCAAACGCCTGGCCCGCTGGGCGCTGGCCAAAGATTACGGCGTTGATATCGTCCACCAGAGTCCGCAGTACAAATCGATGGAAGTCAAAGGCAACAAAGCCATCCTGACCTTCGATCATGTGGGCGGCGGACTGGATACATTCGACGTCACCACTCCCATCGGCTTCACCATCGCCGGTGAAGACAAGACGTTTGTCAAAGCCAACGCCAAAATCGTGGGCAAAGACAAAATCGAAGTCTGGAGCGATGCGGTCGCCAAACCTGCTTCTGTCCGTTATGCCTGGGCCGATAACCCGGTCTGCAACGTGCAGAACAAGGAAGGCCTGCCGCTGACCCCCTTCCGCACCGACGACTGGCAGGGTGTGACAGCCGGTAACGAGTAA
- the corA gene encoding magnesium/cobalt transporter CorA — MLESYSGISKKAGMPPGSLVHVGDFDEEDTRISVVDYSPGDLEEPVVETVEDLLKFRDKKSITWVLLEGLKNVEVTELIGRHFDIHPLVLEDILNTHQRPKFEEYDDYLYIVLKGLTVADESVANESVAPDKFEVNYEQISILVLNDFVFTFKEQKDELFLPLIQRIRNQTGKIRSLGTDYLTYAIIDSIVDQNFVLLDTMDERIDAIEEELLDDPDSCTLTSIQHLKRELIDIRRATSPQRELVAAILRSDHVLFSEKVDIYFRDVYDHVLRINESVDSYRDMLAGLLDIYVSSISNKMNEVMKLLTVFASIFIPLTFIAGIYGMNFEYMPELKWKWAYPTLWVFFVTIPIVLLIYFKKKKWL; from the coding sequence ATGCTGGAATCTTATAGTGGAATCTCCAAAAAAGCGGGGATGCCCCCGGGATCGCTGGTCCATGTGGGAGACTTTGATGAAGAAGACACCCGGATCTCGGTCGTCGACTATTCCCCCGGCGATCTGGAAGAACCGGTGGTCGAAACCGTCGAGGATCTGCTTAAGTTCCGGGACAAAAAATCGATCACCTGGGTCCTCCTGGAAGGTCTTAAGAATGTAGAAGTCACCGAACTCATCGGCAGGCACTTCGACATTCATCCGCTGGTTCTGGAAGACATCCTCAACACGCACCAACGTCCCAAGTTCGAGGAATACGACGACTATCTCTACATCGTCCTCAAAGGGCTGACCGTTGCAGATGAGTCCGTCGCTAACGAGTCCGTTGCCCCCGATAAGTTCGAAGTCAACTACGAACAGATCAGCATCCTGGTCCTGAATGACTTCGTCTTCACTTTCAAGGAACAGAAAGACGAACTCTTTCTTCCCCTGATTCAGCGTATCCGCAACCAGACCGGGAAAATCCGGTCCCTGGGGACCGACTATCTCACCTACGCTATCATCGATTCCATCGTCGACCAGAATTTCGTCCTGCTCGATACCATGGACGAACGCATTGATGCCATCGAAGAGGAACTGCTCGACGACCCTGATTCCTGCACACTGACGTCCATCCAGCATCTCAAGCGGGAACTGATCGACATCCGCCGGGCAACCTCGCCGCAGCGCGAACTGGTCGCCGCCATTCTCCGCTCGGACCATGTCCTGTTCAGCGAGAAGGTCGACATCTATTTCCGCGACGTCTACGATCACGTGCTCCGCATCAACGAATCGGTCGATTCCTACCGCGACATGCTGGCCGGACTGCTGGATATTTACGTCTCGAGTATCAGTAACAAAATGAACGAAGTGATGAAACTCCTGACGGTCTTCGCCTCGATTTTCATCCCGCTGACCTTCATCGCCGGCATCTACGGCATGAACTTTGAATACATGCCCGAGCTGAAATGGAAATGGGCCTACCCCACGTTGTGGGTCTTCTTCGTGACCATCCCTATCGTCTTGCTGATCTATTTCAAAAAGAAAAAGTGGTTGTGA
- a CDS encoding bifunctional GNAT family N-acetyltransferase/carbon-nitrogen hydrolase family protein, translated as MEPLDLKQFEWKIEVRQLTMDDFDELVEMEKQCFPGMQTWGREHIESQLKTFPEGQLCVEIDGRLAASSSSLILDFDPALEWHNWKAVADDGFIRNHNPKGDTLYGIEIMVHPEFRGMKLSRRLYDARKELCRNKNLSRIIIAGRIPGYHHYAKTLSAREYIDKVVDKAIYDQVLTAQLANGFSVEGLIPNYLPSDTESCGYATYLDWTNLDYVPGAKRKFHSTVEQIRICVVQYQMRSVKGFDEFAQQCEFFLDTASDYKCDFILFPELFTTQLLSCVEPTRPGQAARRLAEFTPQYLDFFTEMAVKYNVNVIGGSQFVVEHGTLYNTSYLFGRDGSIGKQYKIHITPSERKWWGVSPGDRVEVFDTDCGRIAIQICYDIEFPELTRIAAQKGAQIVFVPFNTDTRHGYLRVRHCAQARCVENHLYVAISGCTGNLPFVENADIHYAQSGIFTPADVEFARDAVAAECNPNVETVIIHDLDFEQLRRHRESGSVQNWHDRRTELYRVVYQEDGNSFEV; from the coding sequence ATGGAACCCCTGGATCTGAAGCAGTTTGAGTGGAAAATCGAAGTTCGCCAGTTGACGATGGACGACTTCGACGAACTGGTGGAAATGGAAAAACAGTGTTTTCCCGGCATGCAGACCTGGGGACGTGAACACATCGAGAGCCAGCTCAAAACCTTCCCGGAGGGCCAGCTCTGTGTCGAGATCGACGGGCGGCTGGCCGCTTCTTCGTCGAGCCTGATTCTCGATTTCGATCCCGCGCTGGAATGGCACAACTGGAAAGCCGTCGCCGACGACGGTTTCATTCGCAATCACAATCCCAAGGGGGATACACTCTACGGGATCGAGATCATGGTCCATCCCGAATTCCGGGGCATGAAGCTTTCCCGACGCCTCTACGATGCCCGCAAAGAACTCTGCCGGAATAAAAACCTGTCCCGCATCATTATCGCTGGTCGCATTCCCGGCTATCACCACTATGCCAAAACCCTCTCGGCTCGCGAATACATCGACAAGGTGGTCGATAAAGCGATTTACGATCAGGTGCTCACCGCACAGCTGGCTAACGGCTTCTCTGTAGAAGGGCTGATTCCCAATTACCTGCCCTCCGATACCGAATCCTGCGGCTACGCGACCTACCTCGATTGGACCAACCTCGACTATGTCCCCGGTGCCAAACGCAAGTTTCACAGCACGGTGGAACAGATCCGTATCTGCGTCGTCCAGTACCAGATGCGTTCTGTCAAAGGCTTCGATGAGTTCGCCCAGCAGTGCGAGTTCTTTCTCGATACGGCCTCCGATTATAAATGCGACTTCATCCTCTTTCCGGAACTGTTTACTACGCAGCTCCTCTCCTGTGTGGAACCGACGCGCCCCGGGCAGGCAGCCCGTCGGCTGGCGGAATTCACACCCCAGTATCTCGATTTCTTCACCGAGATGGCGGTCAAATACAACGTCAACGTCATCGGCGGTTCGCAGTTCGTGGTCGAGCATGGCACGCTGTATAACACCTCCTATCTGTTCGGCAGAGATGGTTCGATCGGCAAGCAGTACAAAATTCACATCACCCCCAGCGAACGCAAATGGTGGGGTGTAAGCCCCGGCGACCGCGTCGAAGTCTTCGACACCGACTGTGGCAGGATCGCCATTCAGATCTGCTACGACATCGAGTTCCCGGAACTGACCCGCATCGCGGCGCAGAAGGGGGCACAGATCGTCTTCGTTCCCTTTAACACCGATACCCGCCACGGCTATCTCCGCGTCAGACACTGTGCCCAGGCACGCTGCGTGGAAAATCATCTGTATGTCGCCATTTCCGGTTGCACGGGCAACCTGCCTTTCGTGGAGAATGCAGACATCCATTACGCTCAGTCCGGGATCTTTACCCCCGCGGATGTCGAGTTCGCCCGCGACGCCGTCGCCGCGGAATGTAATCCCAATGTCGAAACTGTGATTATCCACGATCTCGACTTCGAACAGCTCAGACGTCACCGCGAATCGGGCAGTGTTCAGAACTGGCACGACCGCCGCACGGAACTTTATCGGGTCGTATATCAGGAAGATGGCAACTCCTTTGAAGTCTAG
- a CDS encoding DUF1559 domain-containing protein, producing MRLLNVKRGFTLIELLVVIAIIAILIALLLPAVQQAREAARRSSCKNNLKQIGLALHNYHETHRTFPQMQVESVRTIAGDIPTESYLGWSVMLLPFMDQTNLYNQLNMNAPWRTVAGVVLQPTVINTVIPTLNCPSDPMDGVNTNINSWGKSNYPALYSPSRYLTASTTQGYTGAFNNHAVTRMRDLTDGSSNVIMIGERTTEDRGSGAIWIGSSPLNSATAGNYGDWPYHTALVRNWQGSSTAPIPSTIYLINGINQTDGLKYAWSLSSSHTGGCHFLLGDGRVRFISENVDAETLIYLAAINDHNVIGDF from the coding sequence ATGAGACTGCTTAACGTCAAACGTGGCTTCACCCTGATCGAATTGCTGGTCGTGATTGCCATCATCGCCATTTTGATCGCCCTGCTCTTACCGGCAGTCCAGCAGGCACGCGAAGCGGCACGGCGGAGTTCCTGCAAAAACAATCTGAAGCAGATTGGCCTGGCGCTGCACAACTACCATGAAACCCACCGCACCTTCCCGCAGATGCAGGTGGAAAGCGTCCGCACCATCGCCGGCGACATCCCCACGGAAAGCTACCTGGGCTGGAGCGTAATGCTGCTGCCCTTCATGGATCAGACCAACCTTTACAACCAGCTCAACATGAATGCCCCCTGGCGCACCGTCGCCGGTGTCGTTCTGCAGCCAACCGTGATCAATACCGTGATTCCGACATTGAACTGCCCCTCGGATCCCATGGATGGCGTCAACACCAACATCAATTCATGGGGAAAATCGAACTACCCGGCTCTGTACTCCCCTTCCCGGTACCTGACCGCGTCAACCACACAGGGTTACACGGGAGCGTTTAACAACCACGCCGTCACCCGCATGCGGGATCTGACCGACGGTTCCAGCAACGTGATCATGATTGGAGAACGTACTACCGAAGACCGTGGTTCAGGAGCCATCTGGATCGGTTCTTCTCCGCTCAACAGCGCGACAGCCGGTAACTATGGCGACTGGCCTTACCACACGGCACTGGTCCGCAACTGGCAGGGATCTTCGACGGCACCGATTCCTTCGACCATCTACCTGATCAACGGAATCAACCAGACGGACGGCCTCAAATATGCGTGGAGCTTAAGCAGCTCGCACACTGGTGGCTGCCACTTCCTGCTGGGCGACGGTCGGGTGAGATTCATCAGCGAAAACGTTGATGCCGAGACGCTGATCTACCTGGCTGCCATCAACGACCACAACGTGATCGGCGATTTTTAA
- a CDS encoding Ig-like domain-containing protein gives MYQETKLTLQAAQPRRVLTLLFLTVPLVCLGCSRGGDDIKLAPVSGVVTMDGKPLTNAIVIFSPQKGNPSSGRTDSSGNYTLTYRDQLKGAVPGSHSITIITAPPESPRQSEDSGVAEVIPVDTFANSDQGVPKLKLPKDTFKKDPIPERYNSKSELKKEVVEGKNKFDFELQSK, from the coding sequence ATGTACCAGGAAACCAAACTGACGCTTCAGGCTGCACAGCCGAGGCGCGTTCTCACACTGTTATTCTTGACCGTCCCCCTGGTCTGCCTGGGATGTTCCCGGGGTGGGGATGACATCAAACTGGCCCCGGTCTCCGGGGTAGTGACGATGGACGGAAAGCCGCTGACCAACGCCATCGTGATATTTTCACCACAAAAAGGGAATCCCTCGTCAGGTCGCACTGACAGCTCCGGGAACTACACGCTGACATACCGTGATCAACTGAAGGGAGCCGTTCCAGGCAGCCACAGTATCACCATCATCACTGCCCCGCCGGAAAGCCCCCGCCAGTCAGAAGACTCTGGCGTTGCGGAAGTGATTCCCGTTGACACCTTTGCCAACTCCGACCAGGGGGTTCCCAAGCTGAAACTTCCCAAGGATACTTTCAAGAAAGATCCGATTCCAGAACGGTATAACAGCAAATCCGAACTGAAAAAAGAGGTCGTCGAAGGCAAAAACAAGTTCGATTTTGAGCTGCAGTCCAAGTAG
- a CDS encoding succinylglutamate desuccinylase/aspartoacylase family protein gives MKKIRPRKSIDQWNGDPIPPGTSRDVKLAVSESYSSMNVKIPIHIRRAKEEGPVVFVTAALHGDEINGTGAIRNLIQDTELHLLRGSVIFVPVLNLLAFDRHSRYLPDRRDLNRSFPGSANGSLASRMARIIFDEIVSRSDYGIDLHTASVRRTNYPNVRGDLSNKEVRRLAQAFGSEVIINGKGPQGAFRREACSIGCPTIIMEGGEVWKVEPGIVESAVRGVKNVLRDLEMLEGEHESPDYQVIIDKTNWVRAERGGFLKFHVKPGDIVEKDQPLATNTTILGRERSMLYAPFDSVVIGMTTLPAISPGEPVCHLGKLPPETRPSRIRRSRSEEDSLEGQVAEELSTNLVVEEPTDEAQQLRQHSEGNGEATAAE, from the coding sequence ATGAAGAAAATCCGTCCGCGTAAATCGATCGACCAGTGGAATGGCGATCCGATTCCCCCCGGCACTTCCCGTGATGTGAAGCTGGCTGTCAGCGAAAGCTACAGCAGTATGAATGTAAAGATTCCTATTCATATCCGCCGCGCCAAGGAAGAAGGGCCGGTCGTTTTTGTGACGGCTGCGCTGCACGGCGATGAAATTAACGGTACCGGGGCGATCCGTAATCTGATCCAGGATACGGAATTGCATCTGCTGCGGGGCTCCGTGATTTTCGTACCCGTACTGAATCTGCTCGCCTTTGACCGGCACTCGCGTTATCTGCCGGATCGACGCGACTTGAATCGCTCATTCCCCGGTTCCGCGAATGGCAGTCTGGCCAGTCGCATGGCGCGGATTATCTTCGACGAAATCGTTTCCCGCAGTGACTATGGAATCGACCTGCACACAGCGTCGGTGCGACGGACCAACTATCCCAACGTTAGAGGTGACCTCTCCAATAAGGAAGTTCGACGACTGGCCCAGGCATTTGGCTCCGAAGTCATCATCAATGGCAAGGGGCCCCAGGGAGCTTTCCGGCGTGAAGCCTGTTCCATCGGCTGTCCGACCATCATTATGGAAGGGGGCGAGGTCTGGAAGGTCGAGCCGGGCATTGTGGAGTCAGCGGTGCGAGGCGTGAAGAACGTGCTCCGCGATCTCGAAATGCTTGAAGGGGAACATGAGAGTCCCGATTACCAGGTCATTATCGATAAGACCAACTGGGTCCGTGCCGAGCGGGGAGGCTTCCTCAAGTTCCACGTTAAGCCCGGGGATATCGTCGAGAAAGATCAGCCCCTGGCAACTAACACCACGATTCTGGGCCGCGAACGCAGCATGCTGTATGCACCCTTCGATTCGGTCGTCATCGGGATGACCACGCTGCCTGCGATCAGCCCCGGCGAGCCGGTCTGTCACCTCGGCAAACTGCCTCCCGAGACCAGGCCCTCCCGGATCAGGCGTTCCCGCTCTGAAGAGGACAGCCTGGAAGGACAGGTCGCTGAAGAGCTTTCGACCAACCTCGTGGTCGAAGAGCCCACTGACGAAGCACAGCAGCTCCGCCAGCACTCGGAAGGCAACGGCGAAGCGACTGCAGCGGAATAG
- a CDS encoding RimK family alpha-L-glutamate ligase, with product MKLAILSCSPRCYSTRRLREAAEHRGFKVKVLNTLKFAIDLKQAEPDLFFRQKSISDYDAVLPRVGASITYFGTAVVRQFEQMDIFCANTSAGITNSRDKLRSLQILSRHQIGIPQTTFVRDKKDVLPAIERVGGAPVVIKLLEGTQGIGVLLAESVKSAEAIIELLQNQKQNVLIQKFVAESKGRDIRAFVVGDRVVAAMRRVAQGQEFRSNVHRGGLTEPVILDETYCKTAVRAAQIMGLKVAGVDMLEGKDGPQIMEVNSSPGLEGIEKCTQLDIAGAIIDYIAAQVDFPEIDLRQRLTVSRGYGVTEIYVPEGSEYVGKTIQASGLRDKDINVLTLYRGTTVIPNPRSDRVLESNDRLLCFGKLDFMRDLIPAKTRRKRRPKVMDLPDLPVAEEVLSEAGHGASDASGTE from the coding sequence ATGAAACTGGCAATCCTGTCGTGCAGCCCGAGATGTTACAGTACGCGGCGACTGCGCGAAGCTGCCGAGCACCGCGGATTTAAAGTCAAGGTCCTCAACACACTCAAATTCGCCATCGATCTCAAGCAGGCCGAACCCGATCTGTTCTTTCGACAGAAATCGATCTCCGATTACGATGCGGTCCTCCCACGTGTCGGCGCCTCGATCACCTACTTCGGAACCGCCGTCGTCAGGCAGTTCGAGCAGATGGACATTTTCTGTGCCAACACCTCGGCCGGTATCACCAATTCCCGCGATAAACTCCGTAGTCTGCAGATCCTCAGCCGGCACCAGATCGGTATTCCGCAGACGACATTCGTTCGCGATAAAAAAGATGTGCTCCCCGCAATCGAACGGGTAGGGGGCGCACCGGTTGTCATCAAACTGCTGGAAGGAACGCAGGGGATCGGTGTATTGCTGGCGGAATCCGTGAAGTCCGCGGAGGCCATCATTGAACTGCTGCAGAACCAGAAGCAGAACGTGCTGATTCAGAAGTTCGTCGCGGAAAGTAAGGGACGCGACATCCGGGCGTTTGTGGTCGGGGATCGTGTTGTGGCTGCCATGCGGCGTGTCGCCCAGGGGCAGGAGTTCCGCAGCAACGTCCACCGTGGCGGTCTGACCGAACCGGTCATTCTCGATGAAACCTATTGTAAAACCGCGGTCCGGGCAGCTCAGATCATGGGCCTGAAGGTCGCCGGCGTTGATATGCTCGAGGGTAAAGACGGTCCCCAGATCATGGAAGTCAATTCCTCGCCCGGTCTGGAAGGGATCGAAAAATGTACCCAGCTGGACATCGCCGGGGCGATCATTGACTACATCGCCGCCCAGGTGGATTTCCCGGAAATCGATCTCAGGCAACGACTCACCGTCAGTCGTGGATATGGCGTGACCGAAATTTATGTTCCCGAAGGTTCAGAATACGTGGGCAAGACGATCCAGGCTTCCGGCTTGAGAGATAAGGATATCAACGTCCTGACGCTCTATCGCGGGACAACGGTGATCCCCAACCCCCGTTCAGATCGGGTACTGGAGTCCAACGACCGGCTGCTCTGTTTTGGAAAACTCGACTTCATGCGGGATCTGATTCCTGCTAAAACCCGTCGTAAGAGGCGGCCCAAAGTCATGGATTTGCCGGATCTGCCGGTGGCTGAAGAGGTGCTCTCGGAAGCCGGGCACGGAGCAAGCGATGCCTCAGGCACTGAATAA
- a CDS encoding ATP-dependent zinc protease family protein, whose protein sequence is MRKTLQSKKKQKSDPTVIGWREWISLPDLGIGLIKAKVDTGARSSSLHAYDLHRFERDQEEWIRFKVHPVQRRTHEVVEAEARIFEYRSVRSSSGKATMRPVIVTNIELLGFNWPVELTLANRDEMGFRMLLGREAFRQRFFVDAGKSYYGGKPPREKRT, encoded by the coding sequence GTGAGGAAGACACTGCAAAGCAAGAAAAAACAAAAATCTGATCCTACAGTCATTGGTTGGCGTGAATGGATCAGTCTTCCAGATCTGGGAATTGGCCTGATCAAAGCCAAAGTTGATACGGGCGCACGTTCCTCATCGTTGCATGCTTATGACCTGCATCGGTTTGAGCGGGATCAGGAGGAATGGATTCGCTTCAAGGTACATCCTGTCCAGCGCCGGACACACGAAGTCGTCGAAGCTGAAGCTCGCATCTTCGAATATCGCTCGGTTCGCAGTTCCAGTGGCAAGGCAACCATGCGACCTGTCATTGTGACCAACATCGAACTTCTCGGCTTCAACTGGCCCGTCGAACTGACTCTTGCGAATCGGGATGAAATGGGCTTCCGAATGCTGCTCGGACGCGAGGCGTTCCGTCAGCGTTTTTTTGTGGATGCGGGTAAATCTTACTATGGCGGTAAGCCTCCTCGAGAGAAACGAACCTGA
- a CDS encoding PDZ domain-containing protein, with the protein MLCLLTLFLIVNYESQAQESAPNAAPQSIDPNLSPRQKYAALMSEAHKARLNQHYSKYYKATLGVVATDASGPLAAHLTNGAPDWWTGVGTNLDGNPGYGVVIMHVAPGSPADNAGLMKYDIILSFGKHRLASVRQLNALLAKAQPGQNVTLSVIQVGEKGAVSKVNVTLGWAERINAPAGGNPPRTATPQFPNAANFGNDDEYLANPKAPMQYQYAAPYEYAPKLNSSMPMDFEGSLSDK; encoded by the coding sequence TTGCTTTGTCTTCTCACACTCTTTTTGATCGTGAACTACGAATCACAGGCGCAGGAATCTGCTCCCAATGCTGCTCCCCAAAGTATTGATCCGAATCTGTCTCCCCGCCAGAAATACGCCGCTCTGATGAGTGAAGCACACAAGGCGCGACTGAATCAGCATTATTCGAAGTATTACAAAGCGACCCTGGGGGTCGTTGCCACAGATGCTTCCGGTCCTCTGGCCGCTCATCTGACTAATGGTGCTCCCGACTGGTGGACTGGTGTGGGAACGAACCTGGATGGCAATCCGGGGTATGGTGTGGTCATCATGCATGTCGCTCCCGGCTCACCAGCCGACAATGCAGGGCTGATGAAATACGACATCATTCTTTCGTTCGGTAAGCATCGTCTGGCTTCCGTCCGTCAGTTGAATGCGCTTCTGGCGAAAGCACAGCCCGGGCAGAATGTGACTCTCTCTGTAATCCAGGTGGGAGAAAAGGGCGCTGTCAGCAAAGTCAATGTGACACTGGGTTGGGCCGAGCGGATCAACGCTCCTGCTGGTGGAAATCCTCCGCGGACCGCCACTCCCCAGTTTCCGAATGCTGCCAACTTTGGTAACGATGATGAATATCTTGCCAATCCCAAAGCACCGATGCAGTATCAGTATGCGGCTCCTTATGAGTACGCTCCCAAGCTGAACTCTTCGATGCCCATGGACTTCGAAGGCAGTCTTTCTGATAAGTAA